One genomic window of Manihot esculenta cultivar AM560-2 chromosome 16, M.esculenta_v8, whole genome shotgun sequence includes the following:
- the LOC110603795 gene encoding plastid-lipid-associated protein, chloroplastic: MASISQFHRFPCNTLSSSTPPPNSQSTSTPSLLPVCSINAPNSISRSRLLASNPVKPRSLSLVRAADINDEWGPEEEGSASGSGSAVALAGEDKPKDLTEIDRLKKQLVDSFYGTNRGLSASSETRAEIVELITQLEARNPTPAPTEALSLLNGKWILAYTSFAGLFPLLSRGTFPLLKVEEISQIIDSETFTVQNSVQFSSPLATTSISTNAKFEVRSPKRVQIKFEEGIIGTPQLTDSIVLPENVEFLGQKIDLTPIKGLITSVQDTASSVARTISSQPPLKIPISNSNAQSWLLTTYLDEELRISRGDAGSVFVLIKDGSSLLTP; this comes from the exons ATGGCTTCCATCTCACAATTCCATCGATTTCCATGCAACACTCTCTCTAGTTCTACGCCTCCTCCCAACTCCCAGTCCACTTCCACTCCCTCACTTCTCCCTGTATGCTCGATCAACGCCCCCAATTCAATCTCCAGATCAAGACTACTCGCCTCCAATCCTGTCAAGCCAAGGTCCCTTTCCTTGGTTCGGGCGGCGGACATCAACGACGAATGGGGTCCTGAGGAGGAGGGTTCTGCCTCTGGATCTGGCTCTGCGGTTGCGCTGGCAGGGGAGGACAAGCCTAAGGATTTAACGGAGATTGATCGTCTCAAGAAACAGTTGGTGGATTCGTTTTATGGGACCAATCGTGGATTGAGTGCCAGTAGTGAGACTAGAGCTGAGATCGTCGAGCTTATTACACAGCTTGAAGCCAGGAACCCGACCCCGGCACCTACTGAGGCCCTGTCTCTGCTCAACGGCAAGTGGATTCTCGC GTACACTTCCTTTGCAGGTTTATTTCCACTGCTTTCAAGGGGGACATTTCCATTGTTAAAGGTGGAAGAAATATCGCAAATTATTGATTCAGAGACTTTCACTGTCCAGAACTCTGTCCAGTTTTCCAGCCCACTAGCTACTACTTCCATCAGCACCAATGCTAAATTTGAAGTGCGAAGCCCAAAGCGTGTGCAG ATCAAGTTTGAAGAAGGGATCATTGGGACTCCCCAGTTGACAGACTCCATAGTATTACCAGAAAACGTGGAATTTCTAGGGCAAAAGATTGACCTCACACCCATCAAGGGTTTAATAACTTCTGTACAAGACACAGCATCATCAGTAGCAAGGACCATTTCAAGCCAACCACCATTGAAGATTCCCATCTCAAACAGCAATGCTCAATCATGGTTGCTGACCACATACCTTGATGAAGAGCTTCGAATCTCGAGAGGTGATGCTGGCAGTGTTTTTGTTCTCATCAAGGACGGCAGCTCACTCTTGACTCCCTGA
- the LOC110603914 gene encoding pyrophosphate--fructose 6-phosphate 1-phosphotransferase subunit beta produces MAPSFVINGGVPTVKSSSATGRVSTFYSDVQTSRIDHALPLPSVLKNPFKVVEGPPSSAAGNPDEIAKLFPNLFGQPSSMLVPNGADAVLSDQKLKIGVVLSGGQAPGGHNVICGIFDYLQDRAKESILYGFRGGPAGIMKCKYVELTADFIYPYRNQGGFDMICSGRDKIETPEQFKQAEETALKLDLDGLVVIGGDDSNTNACLLAENFRSKNMKTTVIGCPKTIDGDLKCKEVPTSFGFDTACKIYSEMIGNVMIDARSTGKYYHFVRLMGRAASHITLECALQTHPNITIIGEEVAAKKLTLKNVTEYVVDIICKRSDVGYNYGVILIPEGLIDFIPEVQHLIAELNEILAHDVVDEGGLWKKKLTSQSLQLFEFLPQAIQEQLMLERDPHGNVQVAKIETEKMLIQMVETELEKRKQQGSYKGQFKGQSHFFGYEGRCGLPTNFDATYCYALGFGAGALLHSGKTGLISSVGNLAAPVAEWTVGGTALTSMMDVERRHGKFKPVIKKAMVELEGAPFKNFASMRDEWALKNRYISPGPIQFMGPGSDAVSHTLLLELGVHA; encoded by the exons ATGGCTCCTTCTTTTGTAATCAACGGCGGTGTACCCACCGTCAAATCCTCTTCGGCCACTGGCCGTGTCTCTACTTTTTACAGTGATGTGCAAACGAGTCGCATCGACCATGCTCTTCCTCTCCCTTCTGTCCTCAAAAACCCCTTCAAAGTCGTCGAAGGCCCCCCGAGTTCCGCCGCTGGCAATCCAG ATGAGATCGCGAAGCTATTTCCAAATCTATTTGGACAGCCGTCGTCAATGTTGGTGCCAAATGGGGCTGATGCAGTGCTTTCCGATCAGAAGCTCAAGATTGGTGTTGTTTTGTCTGGAGGTCAGGCACCTGGGGGACACAATGTGATCTGTGGAATTTTTG ATTACTTGCAGGACCGTGCTAAGGAAAGCATATTATACGGCTTTAGAGGTGGTCCTGCTGGGATCATGAAGTGCAAATATGTAGAATTAACGGCTGATTTTATTTATCCCTATAGAAATCAG GGTGGTTTTGATATGATCTGCAGTGGTAGGGACAAAATTGAAACACCCGAGCAG TTCAAACAAGCTGAAGAGACGGCATTGAAACTTGATTTGGATGGGCTTGTTGTTATTGGTGGGGATGACTCAAACACCAATGCTTGCCTTCTTGCTGAAAACTTCAG GAGTAAAAATATGAAAACTACGGTCATTGGATGCCCAAAGACCATTGATGGTGATCTGAAATGCAAAGAGGTCCCAACCAGTTTTGGATTTGATACTGCATGCAAG ATATATTCAGAAATGATTGGAAATGTCATGATTGATGCTCGATCAACTGGAAAATATTATCACT TTGTACGGCTTATGGGGCGTGCAGCTTCACATATTACCTTAGAGTGTGCTTTGCAAACTCATCCAAATATTACAATCATTGGAGAAGAG GTTGCTGCAAAGAAGCTGACACTGAAAAATGTTACTGAATATGTTGTAGATATAATCTGTAAACGGTCTGATGTGGGTTATAACTATGGTGTGATCCTCATTCCTGAAGGTTTAATTGATTTCATTCCTGAG GTGCAGCATCTCATTGCAGAACTAAATGAAATTTTGGCCCATGACGTTGTTGACGAAGGTGGGCTATGGAAAAAGAAACTTACAAGTCAATCTCTGCAGCTTTTTGAATTTTTGCCACAAGCAATTCAGGAACAATTGATGCTGGAAAGAGATCCACATGGAAATGTCCAG GTTGCCAAAATAGAGACAGAGAAAATGCTTATTCAAATGGTTGAAACCGAGTTGGAGAAGAGAAAGCAACAAGGCTCATACAAAGGCCAATTCAAAGGACAGTCCCACTTCTTTGG TTATGAAGGAAGATGTGGTTTGCCAACAAACTTTGATGCTACATATTGCTATGCTTTGGGCTTTGGAGCTGGCGCTCTCCTTCACAGTGGAAAAACTGGGTTGATATCATCA GTTGGAAATTTGGCTGCACCTGTGGCGGAATGGACCGTTGGTGGCACTGCACTGACTTCTATGATGGACGTGGAGAGGAGACACG GTAAATTCAAGCCTGTGATTAAGAAGGCAATGGTGGAGCTTGAAG GTGCACCATTCAAAAACTTTGCTTCCATGCGGGATGAGTGGGCACTCAAGAATCGATACATCAGTCCTG GTCCTATCCAATTTATGGGCCCAGGATCTGATGCCGTTAGCCACACCTTGTTGTTGGAATTGGGAGTTCATGCCTAG